A single genomic interval of Parvularcula marina harbors:
- a CDS encoding TRAP transporter large permease has translation MELVVLLLSLLGLLAIGVPVAFALLIASMVVFALLGLNPLVAVQRLSAGIDVFTLMAVPFFVFAGDLMTQTGIATRLIRVAEGLFGRVRGGLGHVNVGASMMFGAVSGSAIASVSAIGSTMIPIMEEKGYDRSFSVNVTSAAAILGLIIPPSHNMIIYAAASGISISIGDLFVAGILPGLLCGLALMITVSIIAAKKGYPKGVFPGFRALLYSAIAALPGLMTAVIIVVGILGGVFTPTESSAIAIIYTLIIGLLVYRTLGIRQFRAAVVSSAKTTSMIMLIIGAAAAFGWLLALLEAPRMMSDFILGLTDSPFMILALILLCLLLLGTFMDMAPLIIIVTPIFLPVVQSIGVDPVHFGIIMMLALGIGTITPPVGTVLFVASAVGKMRVEDTVKTMWPFYLALLICLLIVTYVPQISLLLVGS, from the coding sequence ATGGAACTTGTTGTCCTTTTGCTGAGCCTTCTCGGCCTGCTGGCGATCGGCGTCCCCGTCGCCTTCGCCCTCCTTATCGCCTCCATGGTGGTCTTCGCCCTGCTCGGTCTTAACCCGCTCGTCGCGGTACAGAGATTATCTGCGGGCATCGATGTCTTCACCCTGATGGCCGTCCCGTTCTTTGTTTTTGCTGGCGATCTGATGACCCAGACGGGCATTGCCACCCGGCTCATCCGTGTTGCCGAAGGGCTCTTCGGACGCGTCCGCGGCGGGCTCGGTCATGTAAATGTCGGCGCTTCCATGATGTTCGGCGCCGTTTCAGGCTCCGCCATCGCCAGTGTCTCGGCCATCGGCTCGACCATGATCCCGATCATGGAAGAAAAGGGCTATGACAGGTCATTCTCTGTCAATGTCACTTCCGCGGCGGCGATCCTTGGCCTGATCATTCCGCCCAGCCACAATATGATCATTTACGCCGCCGCCTCTGGCATCTCGATTTCGATCGGCGATCTCTTTGTGGCTGGCATCTTGCCTGGGCTTCTCTGCGGCCTTGCGCTGATGATCACCGTGTCGATCATCGCCGCCAAAAAGGGCTATCCCAAGGGCGTTTTCCCGGGATTCCGCGCACTTCTCTATTCAGCGATTGCTGCCCTGCCCGGCCTGATGACAGCCGTCATCATCGTCGTCGGCATTCTGGGCGGGGTCTTCACCCCGACCGAAAGCTCAGCCATCGCGATCATCTATACGCTGATCATCGGGCTATTGGTCTATCGGACCCTCGGGATCCGGCAATTCCGCGCCGCAGTCGTCAGCTCGGCCAAGACCACTTCCATGATCATGCTGATCATCGGTGCAGCGGCGGCGTTCGGCTGGCTTCTCGCCCTTCTCGAAGCGCCGCGCATGATGTCCGATTTCATTTTGGGCCTGACGGATTCACCTTTCATGATCCTGGCGCTTATCCTTCTTTGCCTGCTCCTGCTCGGCACCTTCATGGATATGGCGCCGCTGATCATCATTGTGACGCCCATATTCCTGCCGGTCGTGCAGTCAATCGGCGTTGATCCCGTGCATTTCGGCATCATCATGATGCTGGCGCTGGGGATCGGCACCATCACCCCACCGGTCGGCACGGTTCTCTTTGTTGCCTCGGCTGTCGGGAAGATGCGGGTCGAAGATACGGTGAAGACCATGTGGCCGTTCTATCTTGCCCTGCTCATCTGTCTCCTGATCGTCACTTACGTCCCGCAGATATCGCTTCTGCTGGTCGGATCCTGA
- a CDS encoding TRAP transporter small permease: protein MKFLIDSLSRLALFISSLCIVAMTGIITYQVVARYVYNASPAWSERLSLVLLTYLVFFGTAVGVREKFHIRIDALRNAVPAPLGKLFEIIAHMAVAIAGLVLLVAGVQLTTALWAFAVPALGIPRGLALLPIPIAGAMITLFSVAHLFGVTDRTEQKAG from the coding sequence ATGAAATTCCTGATTGATAGCCTCAGCCGGCTGGCCCTCTTTATCAGCTCGCTCTGCATCGTCGCCATGACCGGCATCATCACCTATCAGGTGGTCGCCCGTTACGTTTATAATGCGAGCCCGGCCTGGTCAGAACGCCTGTCACTGGTGCTCCTCACTTATCTCGTCTTTTTCGGCACCGCCGTTGGGGTGCGCGAGAAATTCCATATACGTATCGATGCACTGCGGAATGCTGTGCCTGCGCCCTTGGGAAAATTATTCGAGATCATCGCTCATATGGCTGTAGCGATTGCGGGGCTGGTCCTGCTGGTCGCCGGAGTCCAGCTCACCACCGCCCTCTGGGCCTTTGCTGTGCCGGCGCTTGGCATCCCGAGGGGGCTCGCCCTCCTGCCGATCCCCATCGCCGGGGCCATGATCACCCTCTTTTCTGTCGCGCATCTCTTCGGCGTGACGGATCGTACAGAACAAAAGGCGGGCTGA
- a CDS encoding TRAP transporter substrate-binding protein, whose product MNIRRRDLGTLLAGGSLALAGCSDAGGSSDRVLFSADALPDGYPTVEAVKFMGKYLAEKTDGRLTVRTYPGGQLGSEGSTIEIAMFGGLDMTRTFSAALNNIAPLTKLFSLPFLFRSTAHQREVVDGEVGEAILESLTDYRLRGLAIYDTGGRGFYTTERPIPHPSALQGLKIRVPNSDIYLATIRALGANPTPMNFSEVYQGLVQKVIDGAENNWPSYISTRHYEVAPYFSETGHFMTPDMLIMSLRTWENFSPEDQALVKEAARASVTVMRNLWDQRVADSKAALLASGGEMLSDINTEPFRELMGPVYEQFVTPELKPYLEEIERIAEASA is encoded by the coding sequence TTGAACATCAGGCGCCGAGACCTTGGCACATTACTGGCCGGCGGATCGCTTGCTCTTGCCGGCTGTTCAGATGCTGGCGGGTCATCCGATCGCGTCCTTTTCTCTGCCGATGCGCTGCCGGACGGCTATCCAACCGTCGAAGCGGTCAAATTCATGGGCAAATACCTCGCTGAGAAAACCGATGGGCGCCTGACCGTCCGAACCTATCCTGGCGGGCAACTCGGTTCAGAAGGCAGCACAATCGAGATCGCCATGTTCGGCGGCCTCGACATGACCCGCACATTCAGCGCTGCGCTCAATAATATCGCTCCACTGACAAAACTCTTCAGCCTGCCTTTCCTTTTCCGCTCGACCGCTCACCAACGCGAGGTGGTGGATGGCGAAGTCGGTGAAGCAATCCTTGAATCGCTTACGGACTATCGGCTGCGTGGCCTTGCGATTTATGACACAGGCGGTCGCGGTTTTTATACGACCGAACGCCCGATCCCCCACCCATCGGCCCTGCAAGGGCTCAAGATCAGGGTGCCGAACTCCGACATCTACCTTGCGACGATCCGGGCGCTGGGGGCGAACCCGACCCCGATGAATTTCAGCGAAGTCTATCAGGGCCTCGTCCAGAAAGTCATCGACGGCGCGGAGAATAACTGGCCCAGCTATATCAGTACTCGCCATTATGAGGTTGCGCCCTATTTTTCCGAGACGGGCCATTTCATGACGCCTGACATGCTGATCATGAGCCTGAGAACATGGGAGAATTTCTCGCCCGAGGATCAAGCATTGGTCAAAGAAGCCGCACGCGCATCCGTCACTGTCATGCGAAATCTGTGGGACCAGCGGGTGGCCGATTCCAAAGCCGCGCTTCTGGCCAGTGGCGGCGAGATGCTTTCCGACATCAACACCGAACCCTTCCGTGAGCTGATGGGTCCTGTTTATGAGCAATTCGTGACGCCTGAACTCAAACCCTATCTTGAGGAAATCGAGCGTATTGCGGAGGCCTCAGCATGA
- a CDS encoding cupin domain-containing protein, with translation MSSTVQESVAPNPGDELRPFFVKTNPAGAEDVAPGIKRQILGYGDTIMGVRVWFSKGAVGETHAHLHAQMAYVESGQFRVTVGDREMVLSAGDSFYAPPNTMHGAVCLEDGVLIDVFSPARQDFLEPQDATSSYGK, from the coding sequence ATGTCCTCAACCGTTCAGGAGAGCGTTGCCCCCAATCCGGGCGATGAATTGCGGCCCTTCTTTGTAAAGACCAATCCCGCCGGCGCGGAGGATGTAGCCCCGGGCATCAAACGCCAGATCCTCGGCTATGGTGATACGATCATGGGGGTGCGCGTCTGGTTCTCTAAAGGCGCGGTTGGCGAAACCCATGCGCATCTCCACGCCCAGATGGCTTACGTTGAGTCCGGACAGTTCCGGGTCACCGTCGGGGACAGGGAGATGGTGCTCTCCGCTGGGGACAGTTTTTATGCGCCGCCGAACACAATGCATGGCGCAGTTTGCCTTGAGGATGGTGTCCTGATCGATGTCTTCTCGCCTGCCCGCCAGGACTTCCTTGAACCGCAAGACGCAACCAGTTCGTATGGCAAGTAA
- a CDS encoding alginate lyase family protein: MIRTSLISLCLLSAASGAMAQPSLILTENGVDAIQATKEHPPLFAKAYRQAETRFARSIRDGLIVPVPTDPGGGYTHERHKENYKIIHDAGLLYQFTGEQKYLDHAEAYLLAYADMYTDLPLHPERKNQAPGKLFWQSLNEAVWLVYSIQGYDAIRDDLSPQSRERIETDLLRPMAEFLSTESPETFRKIHNHGTWAAAAVGMTGYALGDPELVERSLMGLDKDGTSGFLAQLDQLFSPDGYYTEGPYYQRYALMPFVLFGQAIENNEPDRKIFEYRDGILLKAITSTVQQSYGGKFFPINDAIREKGLDTIELVYGVAAAYSLTGDKGLLSIAEQQGVTVLTGDGLNVATSVANGDAEPFSYETMILSDGPDGNQGGLAILRMGKGDDAQTVVAKHTSQGMGHGHFDKLALILYDGGQEILTDYGAARFLNVPSKDGGRYLPENTSWAKQTVAHNTVVVNETTHFDGDWERAQESWPTIRFFETSDKVNIVSSTISDAYPDTDLTRTSLQISADDTRAPLLVDVFDVAAPKRSTIDLPFYFSGQLTDTDLPLQRYNARQTALGDKNGYQHLWTEAVADTPDGHSLFTWLNKDRFYTYHSLTSDAGEARIVRIGANDPNFNLRSQQGIMIRLKDSKTARFISVFEPHGTYDPAQEFTVESESQITSLQSTHKNRASLIRIEFSGGEALVIGLAEEPSDKKHTLTHDGRTYSWTGFYKIFRE, translated from the coding sequence GTGATCCGTACATCTCTCATCTCGCTCTGCCTGCTCAGTGCCGCCTCAGGCGCCATGGCACAACCTTCCCTCATCCTGACTGAGAATGGCGTCGACGCCATTCAGGCCACGAAAGAGCATCCCCCTCTTTTTGCCAAAGCCTACCGTCAAGCGGAGACTCGCTTCGCGCGGAGCATCCGTGACGGGCTCATCGTCCCTGTCCCCACCGATCCCGGCGGCGGTTATACGCATGAACGGCACAAGGAGAATTACAAGATCATCCATGATGCCGGCCTGCTCTATCAGTTCACGGGCGAGCAGAAATATCTGGATCACGCAGAGGCCTATCTCCTCGCTTATGCGGATATGTATACGGACCTTCCCTTACATCCTGAGCGAAAGAACCAGGCTCCCGGCAAGCTCTTCTGGCAAAGCCTGAATGAGGCGGTGTGGCTTGTTTATTCGATACAAGGCTATGACGCGATCCGCGACGATCTTTCCCCTCAATCGCGGGAACGGATCGAGACGGACCTCCTCCGTCCAATGGCTGAGTTCCTGTCGACTGAATCGCCTGAGACCTTCCGCAAGATCCACAATCACGGGACATGGGCCGCTGCCGCTGTCGGCATGACCGGCTATGCGCTGGGTGATCCTGAACTGGTCGAACGCTCTCTCATGGGGCTCGACAAGGACGGGACAAGCGGCTTTCTCGCGCAACTCGACCAGCTATTCTCCCCGGACGGATATTACACCGAAGGCCCCTATTACCAGCGTTATGCGCTGATGCCTTTTGTGCTCTTCGGTCAGGCGATTGAAAATAACGAGCCGGACCGCAAGATTTTCGAATACCGCGACGGCATTCTTCTGAAAGCTATCACTTCGACCGTCCAACAAAGCTATGGCGGCAAATTCTTCCCGATCAATGACGCGATCCGGGAGAAAGGTCTGGATACGATCGAACTGGTTTACGGCGTTGCCGCTGCCTATTCGCTGACCGGTGACAAGGGGCTTCTTTCCATTGCTGAGCAGCAAGGCGTGACGGTCCTGACGGGCGACGGGCTGAATGTCGCAACCAGCGTCGCAAATGGCGATGCTGAGCCCTTCAGCTATGAGACGATGATCCTGAGTGACGGTCCTGATGGCAATCAGGGCGGCCTTGCGATCCTTCGCATGGGCAAAGGCGATGACGCCCAGACCGTCGTTGCCAAGCACACCAGCCAAGGCATGGGGCATGGGCATTTCGATAAGCTGGCCCTGATCCTATATGATGGCGGGCAGGAAATCCTGACTGATTACGGTGCCGCTCGTTTCCTCAACGTTCCGTCTAAGGATGGTGGCCGTTATTTGCCCGAGAACACAAGCTGGGCCAAGCAGACAGTCGCGCACAACACGGTCGTCGTGAATGAGACCACCCATTTTGACGGCGACTGGGAACGGGCACAGGAGAGCTGGCCGACTATCCGATTCTTTGAGACATCGGATAAGGTCAATATCGTCTCCTCAACCATTAGCGATGCCTATCCGGATACGGATCTCACGCGGACCAGCCTGCAGATTAGTGCCGATGACACGCGCGCACCACTGCTTGTCGATGTCTTTGATGTCGCGGCCCCGAAGAGATCGACCATCGATCTACCGTTCTATTTCTCAGGTCAGTTGACCGATACAGACCTTCCCTTGCAGCGTTATAATGCCCGCCAGACGGCGCTTGGTGACAAGAATGGCTACCAGCATCTCTGGACCGAAGCAGTTGCTGATACTCCGGACGGTCACAGCCTTTTTACGTGGCTGAACAAAGACCGTTTCTACACCTATCATTCACTGACATCTGACGCGGGCGAGGCCAGAATCGTCCGGATCGGCGCGAATGATCCCAATTTCAATCTGCGCTCTCAACAGGGCATTATGATCCGCCTGAAGGACAGCAAGACGGCTCGATTCATCTCGGTTTTCGAGCCGCATGGCACTTATGATCCTGCGCAGGAATTCACGGTCGAAAGCGAAAGCCAGATCACTTCTCTTCAGAGCACGCATAAAAACCGTGCCTCCCTTATCCGGATTGAATTCTCCGGCGGTGAGGCACTGGTGATCGGTCTGGCTGAAGAGCCTTCCGACAAAAAACACACACTTACCCATGATGGCCGGACATATTCCTGGACCGGTTTCTACAAGATCTTCAGGGAGTAG
- a CDS encoding polysaccharide lyase 6 family protein has product MTTTPRHYRHHCLKLAAVLMCTATAFGGAMAKDFLVSDQKAYGKALKRVKAGDRILLADGEWKDFEITFEATGTEDKPVSLMAETPGEVYLTGQSNLRIGGDHLVISGLTFTDGYSPSDEVISFRTDDDTLASHVRFTENVIEDFSKPDRTEQDSWVVLYGQNNRIDHNAFLGKTNKGPTMIVRLITPDSQNNSHLIEQNFFGERPPLGGNGGETLRIGVSQTSRTNSGTIVRQNYFERCDGEVEIISIKSEGNLVAENVFYESRGSVVFRHGGRNEVSRNVFFGNGVPDTGGIRIINDNQTVRDNYLEGLRGRKFLGALVVMNGVPNSPENRYHQVENALIENNSFIDFVQMGFGVGSDEERSAAPVSSRMSGNLLLSDEDTPVGIFDDVSGISFDGNVTNSAGFAAINADTTPDLTLERAENGLLYPAGASVDGSFGAPRDLSPIARSETGPRHYQKAPQQRPAGNVIDVEANAAAFRKAVMDAEPGDTLKLDVGEFELAEPLVISIDITIEGTAGMQGTSILSTKTGMFTLDAGANLILKDLSLTQQSGNAPLFHARGEIYRGDYRLELNDVSLTADASAAGAVLSADPATFAREVILDDVAVIGWTGSIISLSGYGLDGWYLSDEIIITNSHFSDVSGALIEFGREGRDESTFGPRFTLTDSQLENVGAGDVAIDLEGIDGLRLYDNQLTDTGTVNIRRRVLGLPFEMSGNAAASSTSLTLFGVNGKAIDASLSEGIQ; this is encoded by the coding sequence ATGACCACTACCCCCCGTCACTATCGTCACCACTGCCTCAAACTGGCCGCTGTCCTGATGTGCACCGCGACCGCTTTTGGCGGCGCGATGGCCAAGGACTTTCTCGTCAGTGATCAGAAGGCGTATGGCAAAGCCCTGAAACGGGTGAAGGCGGGTGACCGAATTCTCCTTGCCGATGGGGAGTGGAAAGACTTCGAAATCACCTTCGAAGCAACGGGTACAGAAGATAAACCTGTATCGCTGATGGCAGAAACACCCGGCGAGGTTTACCTGACGGGCCAGTCAAACCTTCGCATTGGCGGAGATCATCTTGTCATCAGTGGTCTTACTTTCACGGATGGCTATAGCCCAAGTGATGAAGTGATTTCCTTCCGCACCGACGATGACACGCTCGCCAGTCATGTCCGTTTTACAGAAAATGTGATCGAGGATTTCAGCAAGCCGGATCGTACCGAGCAGGATTCCTGGGTCGTTCTTTACGGACAGAATAACCGGATCGATCACAACGCGTTCCTTGGCAAGACCAATAAGGGGCCGACTATGATCGTCCGGCTCATCACGCCGGACAGCCAGAATAACAGCCATCTGATCGAACAGAACTTCTTTGGGGAGCGCCCGCCGCTGGGCGGCAATGGTGGTGAAACGCTGCGCATCGGCGTGAGCCAGACCTCGCGCACCAATTCCGGCACGATCGTTCGCCAAAACTATTTCGAGCGCTGCGATGGCGAGGTCGAAATCATCTCGATCAAATCCGAAGGCAATCTGGTCGCGGAGAATGTCTTCTATGAGTCGCGCGGCTCCGTCGTCTTCCGCCATGGTGGCAGAAACGAAGTCTCGCGGAACGTCTTTTTCGGCAATGGTGTGCCCGATACGGGGGGCATTCGCATCATCAATGACAACCAAACCGTCAGGGACAATTATCTCGAAGGCCTCCGTGGACGGAAATTCCTGGGCGCACTGGTCGTCATGAATGGCGTGCCAAACTCACCGGAAAACCGCTATCACCAGGTCGAAAACGCCCTCATCGAAAACAACAGCTTTATCGATTTCGTCCAGATGGGCTTCGGTGTCGGCAGCGATGAGGAGAGAAGCGCCGCGCCTGTCTCCAGCAGGATGTCCGGCAATCTTCTGCTCTCTGACGAAGATACGCCCGTCGGTATTTTCGATGATGTCTCTGGTATTTCATTTGATGGCAATGTCACAAACAGTGCCGGTTTCGCGGCGATCAACGCAGACACCACCCCGGACCTCACTCTAGAGCGTGCCGAAAACGGCCTCCTGTATCCGGCAGGCGCATCGGTTGACGGCAGTTTCGGCGCACCTCGCGACCTCTCTCCCATCGCGCGGTCCGAAACAGGTCCCCGCCATTATCAGAAAGCCCCGCAACAGCGGCCGGCGGGCAACGTCATCGATGTCGAAGCGAATGCCGCCGCCTTTCGCAAGGCCGTCATGGACGCCGAACCTGGCGACACGCTGAAGCTCGACGTCGGTGAATTCGAGTTGGCCGAACCGCTCGTCATCAGCATTGATATCACGATCGAAGGCACCGCCGGTATGCAGGGGACATCGATCCTCAGCACAAAGACGGGGATGTTCACGCTCGACGCCGGCGCCAATCTCATCCTGAAAGACCTCTCGCTCACACAACAGAGCGGCAACGCGCCCCTCTTTCATGCGCGCGGGGAGATCTATCGCGGTGATTACCGCCTTGAACTCAACGATGTCAGTCTGACCGCAGATGCCTCTGCGGCGGGCGCCGTCCTCTCGGCAGATCCAGCGACTTTCGCCCGAGAAGTCATCCTGGATGATGTGGCCGTCATTGGCTGGACCGGCTCCATCATTTCCCTGAGCGGTTACGGTCTTGATGGCTGGTATCTCTCCGATGAGATCATTATCACGAACAGCCATTTTTCAGATGTGTCGGGCGCTCTCATCGAATTTGGCCGTGAAGGCCGCGATGAGAGTACATTCGGACCACGCTTCACACTGACGGACTCGCAGCTTGAGAATGTCGGTGCTGGTGATGTCGCCATTGACCTTGAAGGGATCGACGGGCTGAGACTTTACGATAATCAGTTGACGGACACAGGAACGGTGAACATTCGCCGCCGGGTGCTCGGCCTGCCCTTTGAGATGTCAGGTAACGCTGCGGCCTCCTCGACCTCCCTCACCCTCTTCGGTGTTAATGGCAAAGCCATCGACGCCTCGCTTTCAGAGGGCATCCAGTGA
- a CDS encoding FadR/GntR family transcriptional regulator yields MTTDKRLYNEVARRITAMIEEEQFPPGSRLPGERDLAAQLGVSRVTVREAQIALQAQGKIEVRTGSGAKVLPPQPSQETLPKMSAFELTQARTLFEGEAAALAAATITDEELEKLDELIAHMTDDSTGNEALEQDADREFHLTIAKASKNAAIIDAIERLWRFRTEIDEIKQAYDSICGLTPEMRLAEHQDIATALRERDPAKARTAMRRHFACIIEAMLSTTEQKAIEEARRRTDETRQRFLESAESLM; encoded by the coding sequence ATGACCACCGATAAGCGCCTCTATAATGAAGTTGCCCGCCGCATCACCGCGATGATCGAGGAAGAGCAATTTCCGCCGGGGAGCCGCCTGCCGGGAGAGCGTGATCTCGCCGCCCAGCTCGGCGTCAGCCGGGTCACTGTCCGCGAAGCCCAGATTGCCCTTCAGGCACAAGGCAAGATCGAGGTCCGCACCGGTTCGGGCGCCAAGGTCCTGCCGCCGCAACCCTCTCAGGAAACCCTGCCGAAGATGAGCGCCTTTGAGCTAACCCAGGCACGGACGCTCTTTGAAGGTGAAGCCGCCGCCCTCGCCGCCGCCACCATCACGGATGAGGAACTCGAAAAACTCGACGAGCTGATCGCGCATATGACCGATGACAGCACGGGGAATGAGGCCCTTGAGCAGGACGCCGACCGCGAATTCCATCTGACTATTGCCAAGGCATCAAAAAACGCCGCGATCATCGATGCGATCGAGCGTCTCTGGCGCTTCCGCACGGAAATCGACGAGATCAAGCAGGCCTATGATTCAATTTGCGGGCTGACCCCGGAGATGCGGCTTGCCGAGCACCAGGACATTGCAACCGCCTTGCGCGAGCGTGATCCAGCAAAGGCACGCACTGCGATGCGGCGCCACTTTGCTTGCATCATCGAGGCGATGCTGAGCACGACCGAGCAGAAAGCCATCGAAGAAGCACGCCGGCGCACCGATGAGACTCGCCAGCGCTTCCTCGAAAGCGCCGAAAGCCTGATGTAG